Below is a genomic region from Erigeron canadensis isolate Cc75 chromosome 7, C_canadensis_v1, whole genome shotgun sequence.
TATCAAAATATTTcacatttatttttcttaagatAAAAGGGCATTTATTTAGCTTCTAATATTGTAACCTTCAAAATGGCAACTTGTTCAACACGTCGTGCAGTGGGATCGAATTATATCTACATCCTTGggaaataagaaaaacaaaaaggtcAATCGTTTCCGATATTAGTATTTATTAACTTTAATCAAAATGTTATAATTAAGTTTTGGTAATTTAAAGCATTATCTTTCAATTAGAATTGGTGTAGAAGAAAGTAATTAACATGATTATTAGAAGCTTTATactgatagaaaaaaaaaaatacataaacctACAAAATTAAAGGCAAGAATTTTCAACAATGTTATTTAAaacaatcaataataaattGACTATGAAAAATAAGTACCATAATAAACGGTCGACCAAACAAAAGCACATGAACCACTTAACCATATAATTCGGTCCAAAAGACACCCCTATGAAGGAACTTACAAGATTAacaatgtaattttattttttttaccagcTAAGCAACCCGGGTTCAACATGGACAttgtaatcaaaattttaaaaccaaaaaaatgtaaaagaatgtatgtaaattttgttattaatatattataacttgatatgaacaTAGTGAATCGACTAACACAATGATACGTAAAATAAGAGTACATGTTGCGTTAACAAGgtataaaaagacatttcataatattttatagaaaatttaaaatttatttgtttcaaataaaagattgggatttttaaataagtattgattgagtttttttttttttgtcaaatatgacatcatgaaagaaaaaaccttttaaaaaatgTGTGATCTTGACACATcataatctttctaaaaatatttttaaaaaacaatccttctttattagatataaagattttagagattatatcaaattgatgatgataataattgtaaaacgttataactttttaattttatcaaataggGATCAAATTAAAACTCGGTCAtttaatttcataaattaaCTCGAACACTTAAGAAATTTGTTGGGTAGCGGAGACAGATTCACATCTCTTACAACCGTTCCAATCTGTTATTGTATCAGATATTATACGTTCTGCTTTACGTCCATCCTTGGGTATCATTTCTAATACAGTCATGGGACAGGCTCGGACACATTAAATACACCTAATACATGTATCGTATGTATAGATCTTTAGTGATGAATGGGACATTGGATCTATCTATTTTTGAACCCGATTAAGTATGTAggatcatatatatttatcccAAATACTATAAATTTGCGACGACAAATGTCATCGTGATAGGTTAAAAAGTCGTCCGTAGAAAAGTTATTTAAGCTTATCCAACAACTGAGACTTTAGTGAATGGCAATGGATATATATAGAACGGTCAGAAAGCTAGAGAATATGAAAGTGACTTTAATGGTTACCATTTCCGTGACATATATAATGAGATTATGAGATACTAGCAACTTCAAATCCATATGGCAGTGCCTTGAATTATAAGGGTTAATTTGTTGGGTCAAATATATCTAATCATATTGTTGCAAAGTGTATTTCCATTTTCCAATATCAAACCTTCAATATTACAATTccttttattatcatttcagaAAAAAGTTTATTTGAGAAATATTtgaatcgaaaaaatcatgagAACAACCACATTATATAACTTGATGTTAATATGTGAATGATATATCTAAACATATtcgttcatatataaattatcaatttataCTTAAAATTATGTGAATATTTCTCACATGAACTTTACCATGACCATTTCTTAATTTTTCTTCTGAAATTCAATTTGTCTTTGAAATCATCTCAAACTCGTCATATTAGGTGAGACCAGTGTTTTAAATACCGTTATACCGGTATATACCGACCAGTATTACCGAGGTACTCCGCTATTTTTTCGGTATATTCATTATCCAATATCGACCGGTATTTGAgatattttccggtattaccattccGTTAATTcaggtatttatattttatttaattttttcatttttttaaagattatttttatgatactttaatatattgttattttttaagtttaaaactTATACGTTGTCATGAAAtacttatttgatttatttttgattgaattataactatattttactatttttgttaaattgtaataagttttgtagaatttttatataaaaaaattaaaatattcataccaaCCGGTATTTTCGGTCATACCGATAATACAGGTAATACCAAAAAAATTTCGCATgactaaaatttaaaacattgggTGAGACCTCCAAAAGTCCAAGTGTAGTCTACGTAGTCTTAAGCGGACTTGTACGTGCTACAATAGAGTAGATTAGTAGGGGGGAAAATCCCACCAGAATGTGTTAGCCAATGCGCAAACCTTTTCTAGAGAAGAAAATTAAACCACAAAATAAGAGATTATAACCTCCTTAATCAGGTCTTTTCATACATGGTAAACCTTTAATTGATGCATTAAAGGTGTGAATTGAATGAGATTAGTTAAAGAGGATTTTAGAAAGTAAATGATATTCATATTGACAAAagacatatataactaattaatctTGGTTTGCTTATATAATTCATCATAAATATGATTCTTCGAcagaaaaaatatgatattaCTGCGATCCATGAATTATTTCCTATCCCGTAGAAGAAATGAAATGGACAAGTCTAGTTGACATGAGCCGTTTTCATCGACCATGCATTTAGTCTCTCAATCGTGACAACCTCGGAACCATTGTTGAATACATGCAAATGTGCATTTTGAGCTATTGCAAGTGTTGGATAAACTCTAGATGAGATAACTGCCTTTCCTCCTTCCGCAAAGCTTTCTACGACTGAATGATCAATCAAACTCCGAAGCGAAAGCTTCTTTTCAGCCAAATCAACTTCCACAAACGATGCAAATGATGGTTTGTACTCATTTTGGTTCAACGACGAACTGTTTACACaaaataatatacaaaatttCGAAATTAGTCCACATGACTTAATTAACTTTGCCTATAGAGCTCAAATGCACAAATGGAAAATCTTGATAATTTGTTTACTTTTGAAAAGGCAATGTGACATAGATAACCAATTAATCTGTCTAGAGGTAAAAATTACTTACGGGGTAGCATCAGAGCAAAAGAGAACTTTATGTTTGTTGTTAGTAATCTTGAAAATCCTAAAGAAAACCGGTGTGTATTCCTCAAGTTTGCTTGAAGCAAGGGTCAAGAGCCCAAATGGCCCGAGCCCACCTTGTACAGTTGCACCTTTTATCCCACAAATACTTTGGGCTAGATTTTCTGGAGAGAATATTTTTGCCCATTTTGGATCATATAACTCGGCTTTATCCaaacttgaaaatgtaaatgttACATCAACATCCGCCTGCAAATCATGTCGTTCGATCACACTAAAGAAGCTAAATAACTACTAACCGATCATCGTCATAtgttaattaacatatatatatgtacaatttttttttaacataataaagttttaaaacttCGAACCTGAACTACTGTAATTCCTTTAACTTCAATGGTATCCCCTTTGTTGAGTTTCACATTGCTTAGCTCTACTTTTTGACCTCTTAATGAATCCAATTCATTAACTGGCCATTGTAACAAATTGTGTCCACTTGAATCCAACCAAATCTTACGCGGAATAAGCtacaaaaaataaagatatatcaaatcaaagatattattaaatgaaaagttataaacatattaaaacCAGATAGTGTTTACATGAATTCCGGCCCATCCTTTGGCCTTATCTTCACTTTTTGTACTTGACTCATTAGCCCAACCCATCAAAATCCTTCTTTTCTTGATGGGATCAAAAAAGGTCTTAGAAGCATAGAAGTTTCCATAATCATATCTTAACCCGGCCCATCCATCAACGGATGTGTTATATGGGACATATTTGTCCTTAGCAACGTTGTAATTTCCAATTGTGTAATAATCAAACCTAGTTATATCAAGACTAGCCTTAAAAACATATCTAATATCCTTGCCTAATGCCGAAGTGTCTAAACCATTTGATCCTTGAGACGATACCGGGAAAAAATCAGGGCATTCCCACATACCAACATTAGGTTTAGTATGCAACGGATGTTTTGCCTTGGTCCAATTTATAAAATCGCGGCTTTTGTACATATAAGCAATCCCTCTATTGTTATTCTTACTACCTATAATAAGTTTCCACTGACCATTATTGAACCAAGCCGTTGTAGGATCACGAAAAGATGATACGTTTTCGTGCGTTGGCTTGATGATCGGGTTGTTGTCAGGCTTAATCCATTTTCGCAAGTAAGGGTCCGAATAGTTGGCTGGTATGGCATAGTTTTGGACTTGGTGGCCaggttttggttttttgtttaCGATTCCTGTATATATGATAACGGGCTTGTTGCCTGGAAGGATCGTAGCGGATCCAGACCAACATCCATATTTGTCGAATGGCTTCGATGGTACGATTGCCGGCTCTAACGGGATCCAGTTGATCAAGTCTTTCGATACCGAATGTGCCCATACGATATTTCCCCACTCTGCACCCTTTGGATTGTATTGGTAGAACAAATGATAAAATCCTTTGTAGTACATTGGTGCTGTTGATATTGACAAAATATACTTTAAGTATATTAGATGTAACaaaatacttattattattattgtcttagtctttaacgtgcataaattttttttgtatttcttctatataaaaaagttatttttttaatattatctaaacataaaaaCTATTTTATGCATTTTAGTAGCATCTCATACTACTatcataatttatataaaagaaaattaaacatagttagataaaattaaaatccATATTAAGTTAGAAATACAATAAGAATTAAGATcaaatttaaatacaatttcaatatatatcaatttttatgTAGAAAAGTAAATTGAATATAAgtccatatatatatcgattatGACATATTAGCAATTCAAGACCATTGCTTACCATTTGGATCTACGTTGGTTCAATATCATTGTTCCCCACATCGATGTCATACAtgcaaacaaacaaaatttcattagtttaattacatataaaacAAGTAATTATATAGAATAATTAAACAGAAACAAAACTGGGaatattttaatacatatatagtcGTAAATTACAAGCGATTTCATATAATATGCATGCATGTATCTTGATAACGACAAGAAACAATTTTCGATTAGCAGAAAATCCAGCTAGTCTAGATCTTAATAGATTTATTATCGTTTGATAGaaacattattataaatattttatatgcaTTAGATCAACGATAATCTATATTTCaatattattatctatactatattataaaaataatagccctttttatttttggtaatgttgaaaatatgtaatattttcacttaacactccttaaaatactttcatatacactatcctcttaacattaatgattaaattacactgtcagtcctttatcatttaaaatatgtccattaaccttttacatcaattatatacacaactcaccgtcgctccaccaccaacagtcgtccaaccatcacaccgtcgccgtcacgaccaccgccgcatagcgcaagtaccgtgctagtattatataaatattatatatagacctttgatgaaaaaaaacttatgaaataatcaatacttttaatgaattaatttacactatttgtcctttattttcaaaaatatttccACCACCACTTTTAAATCAGTTACATttatatcaacctacaccattCGAGACCGTCACTACCAAGGCACCGATAGTCACCGCCATCACCATCCATTGACAACACCACCAGACCGCCCTCACGATCACCACTGACGCCTGGCGCGGGTGTTGTGCTATATtagataatttatattatatatgcactataatatatgtaaaactaACAAGGagttagcctagtggtaaagACTAAAGAATCATTTGATGACtttaaggtctcaggttcgattcCCGCTtggcacaaaaaataattctttaaGGTActcgttaccaatgaagcctagacccacatgtgaagtttaaatatgtGGATTTGATCTTCTAAGGtacccagatcatgtggggattagaaTGAATGTATTATACATGCATCATATGGCTTATACGGGGTGAGTCGATAGATATCATATGATGGGTATTCAATTGTACCTGCATGATATGGGTCTAATATATGTAAAGGTTTAACtcatgtaaacatatatataattaacctaaCCTACC
It encodes:
- the LOC122607588 gene encoding beta-fructofuranosidase, insoluble isoenzyme 1-like, translated to MGFFNSFVWGLALLICLLPMLNNFNGREGVVAFHKINLKYQTNNLVQVKQIYRTGYHFQPKKNWINDPNAPMYYKGFYHLFYQYNPKGAEWGNIVWAHSVSKDLINWIPLEPAIVPSKPFDKYGCWSGSATILPGNKPVIIYTGIVNKKPKPGHQVQNYAIPANYSDPYLRKWIKPDNNPIIKPTHENVSSFRDPTTAWFNNGQWKLIIGSKNNNRGIAYMYKSRDFINWTKAKHPLHTKPNVGMWECPDFFPVSSQGSNGLDTSALGKDIRYVFKASLDITRFDYYTIGNYNVAKDKYVPYNTSVDGWAGLRYDYGNFYASKTFFDPIKKRRILMGWANESSTKSEDKAKGWAGIHLIPRKIWLDSSGHNLLQWPVNELDSLRGQKVELSNVKLNKGDTIEVKGITVVQADVDVTFTFSSLDKAELYDPKWAKIFSPENLAQSICGIKGATVQGGLGPFGLLTLASSKLEEYTPVFFRIFKITNNKHKVLFCSDATPSSLNQNEYKPSFASFVEVDLAEKKLSLRSLIDHSVVESFAEGGKAVISSRVYPTLAIAQNAHLHVFNNGSEVVTIERLNAWSMKTAHVN